Proteins co-encoded in one Dendropsophus ebraccatus isolate aDenEbr1 chromosome 9, aDenEbr1.pat, whole genome shotgun sequence genomic window:
- the LOC138801791 gene encoding zinc finger MYM-type protein 1-like, whose translation MSDGRKRLSGAAHKKKPEATIAALAKQKGSMLKFLSSEPQREPSSEDSENVGISGSADPGTSASSSSLAPAELRSSLLPSSEVSHVPLEQSSEDMSAAMSVSNLDVVVLQEEAELQIEGSAAEMETEAQPEASLDFDPLLLQDPGLWMDMSKKLRDFLVLHGPQQVKRFSYPKDDGKRSFDRRHYHRELPNKEVTERQWLVYSVTAICSTGTNDWKNLVRNLATHEKAEYHERAFQKWKELETRLRLNLTIEDQNKEVIEAETQHWRNVLTRLIVLVRTLAIQNLAFRGTANKLFERNNGNFLKFVEAISEFDEIMKKHVRRVTNQETHNHYLGSSIQNEMIQLLAQQVRQKILAQLHLAKYYSVILENTPDISHREQMTLMVRFVRMQEDERNNTALVSIKEHFLCFIEMENTTGALMTNMLIQHLEKLVIDFKDMRGQGYDNGSNMKGKINGVQARVRELNHRAFFVPCSSHSLNLVVSDAASTCIDAVEFFNAIQNIYTFFSASTQRWNILKQNLAASPQSLTLKPLSTTRWESRIDAVKAVRNQISKIDDALTAVAEDPALTGATRSKTIAEARGIQKNLTEYKFLCGLVLWHDILFEINLTSKRLQAVEIDISGAIEQLKKTKLYLQKLRCEAEFENILKAAKKLAEELNVDGDFPTVQPGRKRRRKKLFDYEGEDEQLTDPKEGFKVHFFYEILDCAIQSVEERFSQIREHNNVFGVLYKIAQIKDWTEEELCLHCTTLERVLTHDSQRDIDAADLCHELKSVSRSIPADCATPRSVLEYICKTKTTSIFPNVCIALRILLTLPVTVASGERSFSKLKLIKSYLRSTMTQERLVALATISIEQELAQELNVNDVIATFASQKARRAAFT comes from the exons ATGTCTGATGGAAGAAAGCGCCTCTCTGGAGCAGCTCACAAAAAGAAGCCGGAAGCCACAATTGCTGCCCTCGCAAAACAGAAGGGGTCTATGTTAAAGTTTTTGTCATCAGAACCACAACGTGAACCCTCTTCTGAGGACAGTGAAAATGTTGGCATTTCTGGCAGCGCTGATCCTGGCACAAGTGCTTCTTCAAGCAGCCTTGCACCAGCAGAATTAAGGAGTTCTTTACTGCCATCTTCTGAAGTTTCACACGTTCCTCTAGAACAAAGTTCAGAAGACATGTCTGCAGCAATGTCGGTGTCAAATTTGGATGTAGTAGTGCTTCAAGAAGAAGCTGAACTACAAATTGAAGGTAGTGCAGCTGAGATGGAGACAGAGGCACAGCCGGAAGCAAGCTTGGATTTTGACCCGTTACTATTGCAAGATCCAGGTCTGTGGATGGATATGAGCAAAAAGCTGAGGGATTTCCTTGTATTACATGGTCCGCAGCAAGTGAAGCGATTTAGCTATCCTAAGGATGATGGTAAACGGAGCTTTGATCGCAGGCATTACCATCGTGAACTACCTAACAAGGAAGTAACAGAAAGGCAATGGCTCGTCTATTCAGTGA CTGCCATATGTTCAACTGGAACAAATGATTGGAAGAACCTAGTGCGAAATTTGGCTACTCATGAAAAAGCTGAGTACCATGAGAGAGCATTCCAGAAATGGAAAGAGCTAGAAACAAGGTTGCGGCTGAACCTAACAATTGAAGACCAAAATAAAGAAGTTATAGAGGCAGAAACTCAGCACTGGCGGAATGTTTTAACAAGACTGATTGTGCTTGTCAGAACACTGGCTATACAAAACCTAGCTTTCCGCGGGACAGCTAACAAattatttgaaagaaataatGGAAACTTCTTGAAGTTTGTGGAGGCAATCAGTGAATTTGATGAGATCATGAAAAAACATGTTAGAAGAGTAACCAATCAAGAAACCCACAATCATTATTTAGGAAGTTCAATTCAGAATGAAATGATTCAGTTACTGGCGCAGCAGGTGAGGCAGAAGATATTAGCACAACTGCATTTAGCAAAATACTACTCTGTCATCTTAGAAAACACTCCTGACATTAGCCACAGAGAACAGATGACATTAATGGTGCGGTTTGTTCGGATGCAGGAAGATGAGAGAAATAATACTGCCTTGGTGTCTATCAAAGAgcactttttgtgttttattgAAATGGAAAATACAACTGGTGCCCTAATGACGAATATGCTCATTCAGCATCTGGAAAAACTAGTAATAGACTTTAAAGATATGCGAGGTCAAGGTTATGACAACGGCTCAAATATGAAAGGCAAAATCAACGGTGTCCAAGCCCGTGTGCGGGAACTAAATCATCGGGCCTTTTTTGTACCATGCAGCTCCCATTCTTTGAACCTTGTAGTTAGTGATGCTGCATCCACCTGCATAGATGCAGTGGAATTCTTTAATGCCATTCAGAACATTTATACGTTTTTTTCTGCATCCACTCAACGTTGGAACATTCTAAAACAAAATCTGGCAGCTTCACCGCAAAGCTTAACCCTGAAGCCGTTAAGTACCACACGCTGGGAAAGCAGGATAGACGCAGTAAAGGCTGTACGGAACCAAATATCAAAGATAGATGATGCCCTGACAGCAGTTGCGGAGGATCCTGCTTTAACTGGAGCAACTCGTTCGAAAACTATAGCAGAAGCTAGAGGCATCCAGAAAAATCTAACAGAGTACAAATTTTTGTGTGGCCTGGTCTTATGGCATGACATTTTATTTGAAATTAATTTAACTAGTAAGAGACTCCAAGCTGTGGAAATTGACATTTCTGGGGCCATCGAACAATTGAAGAAAACAAAATTGTACCTGCAAAAACTTCGATGTGAGGCAGAATTTGAGAATATATTGAAGGCTGCAAAGAAATTGGCAGAAGAACTAAACGTTGATGGAGATTTTCCAACTGTCCAACCAGGAAGGAAGCGCAGGAGAAAAAAGTTATTTGACTACGAGGGAGAGGATGAGCAGCTCACTGATCCAAAAGAAGGTTTCAAGGTGCATTTCTTCTATGAAATATTAGATTGTGCTATCCAGTCTGTAGAAGAACGATTTTCCCAAATTAGGGAACACAACAATGTGTTTGGGGTACTTTATAAAATAGCTCAAATTAAAGATTGGACTGAGGAAGAACTCTGCCTCCACTGTACAACGTTAGAAAGAGTGCTCACACATGACAGTCAACGGGATATTGATGCAGCAGACCTATGTCATGAACTAAAGTCAGTCTCTAGATCCATTCCTGCTGACTGTGCTACACCTAGGAGTGTGTTAGAGTACATCTGCAAAACAAAAACGACCAGCATCTTTCCTAATGTCTGCATTGCACTTCGCATATTGCTTACACTTCCAGTAACAGTTGCAAGTGGTGAGCGAAGCTTTTCCAAGTTGAAGCTTATTAAGTCATATCTACGGTCAACAATGACACAAGAAAGACTTGTTGCCCTTGCTACAATATCAATTGAGCAAGAACTTGCCCAAGAATTGAATGTGAATGATGTCATAGCGACATTTGCATCTCAGAAAGCAAGACGAGCAGCTTTTACATAA